In Labilibaculum sp. DW002, the genomic window AGATTTACGTGTTCAGATGAGATCAATATCTGTTGATACCAATGCAGGTGCATTTGTTGGAAATGTTACCGTAGTAATTGCGAGTACAGAGCATTTGGATACTTTAATCGTTAAATTAAAAAAGATTAAAGGCGTACATCGTGTTTCAAGATACGATGCAGTAAGCTAATAAAGAGAACATTAAAGTATAGGGATGGGGATTGTTAATCTTCATCCTTTTTTTATTTCTGTATGATATTTATTGTACATTATTTTTAATCGGCTTTCACTAAGAAGTTTATCAGAAATTGATTAAAATCTTACCAATGTTTGGTGTTTTATTTGGATTGATTCTGTATATTTGGAATTCGAAAAAATAAGAACCAAAACAGGTTCTTTTGTTTGAGTTTTATGGAGAACTTTATCGTTTCAGCACGAAAATATCGCCCCTCAAGCTTTCAAACAGTAGTTGGTCAGCAGTCTATTACCGTAACCCTTAAAAATGCCATTAAAAATGCTCATTTAGCTCATGCTTATTTGTTTTGTGGACCTCGTGGTGTCGGTAAAACGTCTTGCGCGCGTATTTTTGCTAAAACAATTAATTGCTCAAATGTAGGGTCAGATTTTGAAGCCTGTAATGAGTGTGAATCGTGTTTATCCTTTAACGAAAATCGTTCTTATAATATACATGAGCTTGATGCTGCATCAAATAACTCGGTTGACGATATTAGAACTCTGATTGATCAGGTACGTATACCTCCACAAATTGGTAAATACAGTGTGTATATTATTGACGAGGTTCATATGTTATCGCAGCAAGCCTTCAATGCCTTTCTTAAGACCCTTGAAGAACCTCCTGCTCATGCTATTTTCGTTTTAGCAACAACTGAGAAGCATAAAATTATTCCTACAATTTTATCTCGTTGCCAAATTTTCGATTTTAGTCGAATTAAAGTAGGTGATGCGGTGAGTCATTTGAAACATATTGCCAACACCGAAAATATCAATATTGACGAAGAAGCTTTAAATGTGATTGCACAAAAGGCAGATGGTGCTATGCGTGATGCCTTATCAATTTTCGATCAAATTGTAAGTTTTTCTGGAAAGGATATTAGTTTCGAGAATGTTATTCAAAATTTAAATGTATTAGATTACGATTACTATTTCAAGATGGTAGATGCTTTTCTTCAGGGAAAAGTAACTGATGTTTTGATACTATTTAATGAAATTGTAGAAAAGGGTTTCGATGGGCATCATTTTGTTGCTGGTTTAAGTTCACATATAAGAGATATACTGGTAGGAAAAGATGCTGCAACACTTCAACTTCTTGAAGTTAGTGATAGTGTTAAGGAAAAATATACCCAACAAGCTAAAAAGTGCGAAGTCGATTTCCTATACGATGCTTTAGGTATTCTTAATGAATGTGACATACATTATAAGAGTAGTCAAAATCAACGCTTACTTATCGAACTTACCCTAATTCAATTATCCCAGATAATTGAATCAAAAAAAAAAGGACTTAGGTTAAATCTTAAGTCTAAAAAGCTTCTAAAAATATTCGTTGATGGTGAGTCAATTGGGTCAGTAAAACAGGTAGTTACAGCAGTAAAAGCCAGTGCTCAGTCAACAGAAGTTGTTAGTGATCCTAACAATGGCTACAAAGCAAGAGAAAAGAAAGATGTTGTCACAATAAGCTCATCAAAATCTAATTTTGCACCCTCTGTATCTATTAAACAAGCTTTAAAAAAGGGTATTCCTCGAAATACTCCAATTTCGAAGCCAAAAGATAAGCCAGCAACAAATGGAG contains:
- a CDS encoding DNA polymerase III subunit gamma/tau produces the protein MENFIVSARKYRPSSFQTVVGQQSITVTLKNAIKNAHLAHAYLFCGPRGVGKTSCARIFAKTINCSNVGSDFEACNECESCLSFNENRSYNIHELDAASNNSVDDIRTLIDQVRIPPQIGKYSVYIIDEVHMLSQQAFNAFLKTLEEPPAHAIFVLATTEKHKIIPTILSRCQIFDFSRIKVGDAVSHLKHIANTENINIDEEALNVIAQKADGAMRDALSIFDQIVSFSGKDISFENVIQNLNVLDYDYYFKMVDAFLQGKVTDVLILFNEIVEKGFDGHHFVAGLSSHIRDILVGKDAATLQLLEVSDSVKEKYTQQAKKCEVDFLYDALGILNECDIHYKSSQNQRLLIELTLIQLSQIIESKKKGLRLNLKSKKLLKIFVDGESIGSVKQVVTAVKASAQSTEVVSDPNNGYKAREKKDVVTISSSKSNFAPSVSIKQALKKGIPRNTPISKPKDKPATNGVEEVITGKEPITKEKIEAKLKEFIVSRGRSERVKLALGVIKPEVNGETDVVFQVSNPLQEDDVNSAVNEVKNYLRRELNNSNIEITVKITKAKLSKKVYTETDRFNYLCEKNPALGLLKQKLSLDFE